The Tenacibaculum jejuense genome includes a window with the following:
- a CDS encoding sugar kinase: MSKVVAFGEILMRLATERHLRFSQANFFDVTYGGGEFNVAVSLANYGVTSDFITCLPNNDIGQCAIEKIRQRNVGANHIVLDGKRIGIYFLETGAGTRGSKVIYDREDSAIANIKEGQINWDTALKDATHFHWSGVTPAISQNAAAECLRAVKTAHEKGIIISSDLNYRSKLWKYGKDPKDIMPELLKYSNIILGDIDTALFMLGKSKVTPNYEDLESLSKLYDIIVENCPNLDVMATTLRYSVSASHQKIGGILYDKSKILKAQTRDVTPVVDRVGSGDAFMGGLLYGLINPEFDLQKTLNFAVAACCLKHTISGDFNLTTKEEVLQMVDGNTSGKVSR, translated from the coding sequence ATGAGTAAAGTTGTTGCTTTTGGTGAAATTTTAATGCGATTGGCTACAGAAAGACATCTTCGCTTTTCTCAAGCAAATTTCTTTGATGTAACCTATGGAGGTGGAGAATTCAATGTAGCTGTGTCTTTGGCAAATTATGGTGTTACTTCAGATTTTATTACTTGTTTGCCTAATAATGATATTGGGCAATGCGCAATAGAAAAGATAAGACAACGTAATGTAGGTGCGAATCATATTGTTTTAGATGGAAAAAGAATAGGTATTTATTTTTTAGAAACTGGAGCAGGAACTCGTGGCAGTAAAGTAATTTACGATAGAGAAGATAGTGCGATTGCTAATATTAAAGAAGGTCAAATAAATTGGGATACTGCATTAAAAGACGCAACTCATTTTCACTGGAGTGGTGTAACTCCAGCGATTTCTCAAAATGCAGCAGCAGAATGCTTAAGAGCAGTTAAAACAGCTCACGAAAAAGGTATTATTATTTCTTCAGATTTAAATTATAGATCTAAGTTGTGGAAATATGGTAAAGATCCTAAAGATATCATGCCAGAGTTATTAAAGTACAGTAACATCATATTAGGAGACATCGATACTGCACTTTTTATGCTGGGTAAGTCAAAAGTAACACCTAATTATGAGGATTTAGAATCTTTATCTAAACTATATGATATTATAGTAGAAAATTGTCCTAATTTAGATGTAATGGCAACAACTTTACGTTATTCTGTAAGTGCATCACATCAAAAAATTGGAGGAATTTTATATGATAAATCTAAAATTTTAAAAGCTCAAACTAGAGATGTTACACCTGTAGTAGATAGAGTAGGAAGTGGTGATGCTTTTATGGGAGGTTTGTTATACGGGTTAATAAATCCTGAATTTGATTTACAAAAAACATTGAATTTTGCAGTAGCTGCATGTTGCTTAAAGCATACAATTTCTGGAGATTTTAATTTAACAACTAAAGAAGAAGTTTTACAGATGGTAGATGGAAATACATCTGGTAAAGTTTCAAGATGA
- a CDS encoding FadR/GntR family transcriptional regulator: protein MKLDILTTNDSENVQKKIISQIRELINFKNLEPGDKLPSERMLSEKFGVSRGNIREAIQKLEFYGLLKSIPQSGTFVANIGVIALNGMIEDILGLEDPSFKSLVETRILLELKTARLAALRRTDEDLQAMAQTLEAYTEKVNKGEDAVQEDLLFHLAIAKASGNSTINTFMLMITPGIITNFEKYHVCDKNLAQKGIQEHYDIYEAIKDQNPQLAKQKMKDHFSVLYQYCYNSDKEI from the coding sequence ATGAAATTAGATATTTTAACAACAAATGACAGCGAAAATGTTCAAAAGAAAATTATTTCTCAAATCAGAGAATTGATAAACTTTAAGAACTTAGAACCAGGTGATAAGCTTCCTTCAGAACGAATGTTGTCTGAAAAGTTTGGTGTTTCAAGAGGAAATATAAGAGAAGCCATTCAAAAACTTGAGTTTTACGGATTGTTGAAATCAATTCCTCAAAGCGGGACTTTCGTAGCTAATATTGGTGTAATTGCCCTTAATGGTATGATTGAAGATATTCTAGGGTTAGAAGATCCAAGTTTTAAATCTTTGGTTGAAACCAGAATTTTATTAGAACTTAAAACTGCAAGGCTAGCAGCATTAAGACGTACTGATGAAGATTTACAAGCCATGGCTCAAACTTTAGAAGCGTATACAGAAAAGGTAAATAAAGGTGAAGATGCTGTTCAAGAAGACTTATTATTTCATTTGGCAATAGCAAAAGCAAGTGGTAATAGTACAATAAATACTTTCATGTTAATGATTACGCCAGGTATCATAACCAATTTTGAAAAATATCATGTATGTGATAAAAACTTGGCGCAAAAAGGTATACAAGAACATTACGATATATATGAAGCGATAAAAGATCAAAATCCCCAGTTAGCAAAACAAAAAATGAAAGATCATTTTAGCGTGTTATATCAGTATTGTTATAATTCAGACAAAGAAATATAA
- a CDS encoding SDR family NAD(P)-dependent oxidoreductase → MSKIAVITGATGGIGFAVAKRLGLDGYTVILNGIEDDMGAKRVEELTAEGITAEYYGFDVTKEEAVTENITKIGEKYGKIDTLVNNAGGLGGRQRFEEMTTDFYRFVMALNLDSAFFASRAAIPYLKKSDNPSIINYTSNAGWNAGGPGAGIYGTSKAAVHTLTRALAKDLAEYGIRSNAVSPGTIDTDFHKQIKSTKPEVFASWAKNIMLGRLGQPEDVAGVVSFLASKDAAFITAETIQIGGGQALGI, encoded by the coding sequence ATGAGCAAAATAGCTGTAATTACAGGAGCAACAGGAGGAATAGGTTTTGCTGTTGCAAAAAGGTTAGGATTAGATGGATATACTGTCATTTTGAATGGCATTGAAGATGATATGGGCGCAAAAAGAGTTGAAGAATTAACAGCTGAAGGTATAACAGCAGAATATTATGGTTTTGATGTCACCAAAGAAGAAGCAGTTACAGAAAATATCACCAAAATAGGAGAGAAGTATGGAAAAATAGACACACTTGTAAATAATGCAGGTGGTTTAGGAGGTCGTCAACGTTTTGAAGAAATGACAACTGATTTTTATCGTTTTGTAATGGCTTTAAATTTAGACTCGGCTTTTTTCGCTTCAAGAGCAGCAATTCCTTATTTGAAAAAAAGTGATAATCCATCAATTATAAACTACACATCAAATGCAGGTTGGAATGCAGGTGGTCCTGGAGCTGGTATTTATGGAACTTCAAAGGCTGCAGTTCATACTTTAACTAGAGCATTAGCGAAAGATTTAGCGGAATACGGAATTAGATCAAATGCTGTTTCTCCTGGAACTATTGATACAGATTTTCACAAACAAATTAAATCTACAAAGCCAGAAGTATTTGCTTCATGGGCTAAAAATATTATGTTAGGTAGATTAGGGCAGCCAGAAGACGTAGCAGGTGTAGTTTCTTTTTTAGCAAGTAAAGATGCTGCATTCATCACCGCAGAGACAATACAAATTGGAGGAGGACAAGCTCTAGGTATTTAA
- a CDS encoding polysaccharide lyase family 7 protein gives MKSILKHIVKLLVLIFLSVNATCVAQKSSVSGKKNKIEKKRKKRRKKAKLPKIDLTHWKVTIPEGNDKGKPYEVSPPEIFDYANNDVLKKYMYNDSARGALVFYAEPNITTANTKYSRSELREQMKPGDNNVNWTFKQGGRMKGKLAIDEISKNEKGEYHKTIIMQIHGRLTNEQKELIGQKDNNAPPILKIYWKNGKVRVKTKILKNKTATYKELLHKDAWDDDEGYTFKQKVGFKKFTLEVKVSDGKMVVILNNNEFKVYENIHMKRWGIFENYFKAGNYFQTRDKDAFARVRFYKLEVSH, from the coding sequence ATGAAAAGTATTCTAAAGCACATAGTAAAGCTTTTAGTATTGATATTCTTATCTGTAAACGCTACCTGTGTGGCGCAAAAAAGTAGCGTTTCAGGTAAGAAAAATAAGATCGAGAAAAAAAGGAAGAAAAGAAGAAAAAAAGCGAAGCTTCCAAAAATAGATCTTACACATTGGAAAGTTACCATTCCAGAAGGAAATGATAAAGGAAAACCTTATGAGGTAAGTCCACCAGAAATTTTTGATTATGCTAATAATGATGTATTAAAAAAGTATATGTATAACGATTCTGCAAGAGGAGCTTTAGTATTTTATGCAGAACCAAATATAACTACAGCAAATACAAAGTATTCTCGTTCCGAATTACGTGAGCAAATGAAGCCAGGTGACAATAATGTAAACTGGACTTTTAAACAAGGCGGTAGAATGAAAGGGAAATTAGCTATAGATGAGATTTCTAAAAATGAAAAAGGAGAATATCATAAAACAATCATTATGCAAATTCATGGAAGATTAACGAATGAACAAAAAGAGTTGATTGGTCAAAAAGATAATAATGCTCCTCCAATTTTAAAGATATATTGGAAGAACGGTAAAGTAAGAGTTAAGACTAAAATTCTAAAAAACAAGACAGCAACATATAAAGAGTTGTTGCATAAAGATGCTTGGGATGATGATGAAGGTTATACATTTAAACAGAAAGTAGGTTTTAAAAAATTTACACTTGAAGTAAAAGTATCTGATGGAAAAATGGTAGTAATTTTAAATAATAATGAATTTAAAGTATACGAGAATATTCATATGAAAAGGTGGGGTATTTTTGAGAACTATTTTAAAGCAGGTAACTATTTTCAAACTAGAGATAAAGATGCATTTGCCCGAGTTCGATTTTACAAGTTAGAAGTATCACATTAA
- a CDS encoding MFS transporter — MKIKGLRWWVIGLIALAAIINYIDRQTLIVLWPDIAEELYPDKNADQRKEIYSWITIVFMFSYAFGQAIFGKIFDWIGTRLGFILSIGVWSIATALHALANSFASFALFRSILGISEAGNWPGASKGNAEWFPTKERAFAQGLFNSGAAIGGTIAIPLIAYLAVHFSWQTIFILVGSLGLLWLIPWIIMVKAPPKKHPWITEEERNYILKGQNESTKASSESTAEEYNPNTSKLLAHKQSWGVIISSAAIDPIWWLFVSWIPIYLFEVYGMDVKGIGLYGWVPYLGAAVGAWFGGLLAHNRLKVGWSIDKTRKMVITLGCLIMLPALLALANPGGPTTAVLIMAIILFGFQTAIGNIQTLPSDLFSGKTVGTLSGYSGMAAKLAAAGLTFFVPWLTKGGNYTPVFVIGAILATIALASVWILCPKIERLQAKN; from the coding sequence ATGAAAATCAAAGGACTTAGATGGTGGGTAATAGGTTTAATTGCATTGGCAGCTATTATCAACTATATAGATAGACAAACATTAATTGTTTTATGGCCAGACATTGCAGAAGAATTGTATCCTGATAAGAACGCAGATCAAAGAAAAGAGATTTATTCTTGGATAACCATAGTGTTCATGTTTTCTTATGCATTTGGACAAGCTATTTTCGGGAAAATTTTTGATTGGATTGGAACACGATTAGGTTTTATTCTTTCTATAGGAGTTTGGTCTATAGCTACAGCTTTACACGCTTTAGCAAATTCGTTTGCAAGTTTTGCATTATTCAGATCGATCTTAGGTATTTCTGAAGCAGGAAATTGGCCAGGAGCATCAAAAGGTAATGCAGAATGGTTTCCTACAAAAGAAAGGGCCTTCGCACAAGGATTGTTTAATTCAGGAGCAGCCATAGGTGGTACAATTGCAATTCCTTTAATTGCATACTTAGCTGTTCATTTCAGCTGGCAAACCATCTTTATTTTGGTGGGTTCTCTTGGACTATTATGGTTAATTCCATGGATTATAATGGTAAAAGCTCCACCAAAAAAACATCCTTGGATAACAGAAGAGGAAAGAAATTATATTTTGAAAGGTCAAAATGAAAGTACGAAAGCCTCAAGTGAATCTACAGCGGAAGAATATAATCCAAATACTTCAAAATTATTAGCTCACAAACAAAGTTGGGGAGTAATCATTTCTTCAGCAGCAATCGATCCAATATGGTGGCTATTTGTATCGTGGATTCCTATTTATTTATTTGAAGTTTATGGAATGGATGTAAAAGGAATTGGACTTTATGGTTGGGTACCTTATTTAGGAGCAGCAGTAGGAGCTTGGTTTGGTGGTTTATTAGCTCACAATAGATTAAAAGTAGGTTGGAGTATTGATAAAACAAGAAAGATGGTCATTACTTTAGGATGTTTAATTATGCTACCTGCGTTATTAGCACTAGCTAATCCAGGCGGACCAACTACAGCTGTACTAATTATGGCAATAATTCTATTTGGATTTCAAACTGCAATTGGGAACATACAAACTTTACCAAGTGATTTATTTAGTGGAAAAACAGTAGGAACACTTTCCGGATATTCAGGTATGGCAGCAAAATTAGCTGCGGCAGGGTTAACATTCTTTGTACCATGGTTAACTAAAGGAGGAAATTACACACCAGTATTTGTCATTGGAGCAATTTTAGCAACAATAGCTTTAGCAAGTGTATGGATTTTATGTCCAAAAATAGAACGTCTTCAAGCGAAAAACTAG